In a single window of the Natronorubrum halophilum genome:
- the grpE gene encoding nucleotide exchange factor GrpE, whose translation MSEDEGTNSSSHGVPSEEQSDDGDTADVESVTTDADESVAEPATDGSDSSVENDDSSEDTETGSTAESNAEMDSVPETSDDVQQLLDRVTEYDDELAHQVNAIVEEARELNGTVAHQRDELEDLTERVEEQAETIGELQDELEARDAEVDDLKSRLKRKQADFQNYKKRAKKRQEQLKDRATEDLVERLLGVRDNLKRALEEDSGDAESLRDGVDMTLREFDRILEDENVSEIDPEPGTATDPQRHEVMMQVDSAQPEGTVADVFTPGYEMGDKVIQNAQVTVSNGELEEDETDEGGDEAHADESTDESATGADDEVATEAESDTADTSADESDDDDAIELGGDVASDETTD comes from the coding sequence ATGAGCGAAGACGAGGGCACGAACTCCTCCTCCCACGGTGTCCCGTCCGAGGAGCAATCCGACGACGGCGACACGGCCGACGTCGAATCTGTGACGACGGACGCTGACGAATCGGTCGCCGAACCCGCCACCGACGGGTCGGACTCGTCAGTCGAGAACGACGACTCGAGCGAGGATACGGAGACCGGTTCGACAGCGGAGTCGAACGCCGAGATGGACTCCGTTCCGGAAACGAGCGACGACGTTCAACAACTCCTCGATCGCGTTACCGAGTACGACGACGAACTCGCCCACCAGGTCAACGCCATCGTCGAGGAGGCCCGCGAACTGAACGGCACCGTCGCCCACCAGCGCGACGAACTCGAGGACCTCACCGAACGGGTCGAGGAACAGGCCGAGACCATCGGCGAGTTACAGGACGAACTCGAGGCCCGCGACGCGGAGGTCGACGACCTGAAGAGCCGCCTCAAACGCAAACAGGCGGACTTCCAGAACTACAAGAAGCGAGCCAAAAAGCGCCAAGAGCAGCTCAAAGACCGCGCGACGGAGGATCTCGTCGAACGGCTGCTCGGCGTTCGAGACAACCTGAAACGCGCGCTCGAGGAGGACAGCGGCGACGCCGAGAGCCTGCGCGACGGCGTCGACATGACGCTTCGGGAGTTCGACCGCATTCTCGAGGACGAGAACGTCTCGGAGATCGATCCAGAGCCCGGCACCGCGACCGACCCGCAGCGCCACGAGGTCATGATGCAAGTCGACAGCGCCCAACCCGAGGGGACCGTCGCCGACGTCTTCACGCCGGGCTACGAGATGGGCGATAAAGTCATCCAGAACGCGCAGGTGACCGTCTCGAACGGCGAACTCGAGGAAGACGAAACCGACGAGGGCGGCGACGAAGCGCACGCGGACGAATCAACCGACGAGTCGGCGACAGGGGCTGACGACGAGGTTGCAACCGAAGCGGAATCCGACACTGCCGACACATCGGCGGATGAGAGCGACGACGATGACGCGATCGAACTCGGTGGCGACGTCGCGAGCGACGAGACGACGGACTGA
- a CDS encoding aldolase/citrate lyase family protein: MGLDLENDYVANEDDSTLIGVAIESPNAVTNIESILDVPTLGFVFIWPFDISVALGHPTTVNGDYPRRRRPSGMGVGPAFDGWTTGRSSLSVRRENGLERPVSDVGGSKATYPIDDGPGVEL, encoded by the coding sequence ATGGGGCTCGACCTCGAGAACGATTACGTAGCGAACGAAGACGATAGTACACTCATCGGAGTGGCGATCGAGTCACCAAATGCGGTGACGAATATCGAGTCGATCCTCGACGTGCCGACTCTCGGCTTCGTCTTCATCTGGCCGTTCGATATCTCGGTCGCACTCGGTCACCCGACGACAGTGAACGGGGATTATCCCCGTCGGCGTCGTCCGTCGGGTATGGGAGTCGGACCCGCGTTCGACGGTTGGACTACCGGACGTAGCTCACTCTCGGTAAGGCGCGAAAACGGACTCGAGCGGCCGGTGAGTGACGTCGGTGGCTCGAAAGCTACCTACCCGATAGACGACGGTCCCGGTGTCGAACTGTGA
- a CDS encoding CBS domain-containing protein: protein MNISDIATTDYIEVDVGTRMGKVRSTFENGNPKGIIVTNDGEYEGVISEREVLQSHVEDDAKVAALIKPSRNDPAPKIDRDEDVRETARLLIESNSKVAPIFENGDLWGVITDDAILEAVIDNLDALSVEDIYTDDPITLEEDDGIGKAINHLREHGISRLPVVNENGYLTGVVTTHDIADFVIRENHTTTTGDRVGDTQRLLDVPVYDIMNSPVETTTLDVTAKEAVETMLEKDYAGLMVTPDDDDRIVIGVITKTDVLRALTFTEEEHMDVQITNISMLDTITRESIVQSIEDVADKYADMQVMHAHVRFHEHNEKLRGTPLVQCQIRLRTNKGQVAGTGEGYGAENSFRVAVDKLERNVLEVKGVTSDEEYRGQLLRKLNEL from the coding sequence ATGAATATCTCCGATATCGCTACCACGGACTACATCGAAGTCGACGTCGGCACGCGTATGGGGAAGGTCCGTTCGACATTTGAGAACGGAAACCCCAAGGGAATTATCGTCACCAACGACGGGGAGTACGAAGGCGTTATCAGCGAGCGGGAGGTCCTCCAGTCTCACGTCGAAGACGACGCCAAGGTCGCCGCACTCATCAAACCGAGTCGGAACGATCCGGCACCCAAGATCGACCGAGACGAAGACGTCCGCGAAACGGCACGTCTGCTGATCGAGAGCAACTCGAAGGTCGCGCCGATCTTCGAAAACGGCGACCTCTGGGGCGTCATCACCGACGACGCGATTCTCGAAGCGGTGATCGACAACCTCGACGCGCTCTCCGTCGAGGACATCTACACGGACGATCCGATCACCCTCGAGGAAGACGACGGGATCGGCAAGGCGATCAACCACCTCCGGGAACACGGAATCTCGCGGCTGCCCGTCGTAAACGAGAACGGCTACCTCACCGGCGTCGTCACGACGCACGACATCGCCGACTTCGTCATCCGGGAGAACCACACGACGACGACCGGCGACCGAGTCGGCGATACCCAGCGCCTGCTCGACGTGCCGGTCTACGATATCATGAACAGCCCCGTAGAGACGACGACCCTCGATGTGACGGCCAAGGAAGCCGTCGAAACGATGCTCGAGAAGGACTACGCAGGACTGATGGTGACGCCCGACGACGACGACCGGATCGTCATCGGCGTCATCACCAAGACGGACGTGCTGCGCGCGCTCACGTTCACCGAAGAGGAGCACATGGACGTCCAGATCACGAACATCTCGATGCTCGACACCATCACCCGGGAGTCGATCGTCCAGAGCATCGAGGACGTCGCCGACAAGTACGCCGACATGCAGGTGATGCACGCCCACGTCCGCTTCCACGAGCACAACGAGAAGCTCCGGGGCACGCCGCTCGTCCAGTGCCAGATCCGACTGCGAACCAACAAGGGACAGGTCGCCGGCACGGGTGAGGGGTACGGGGCCGAGAACAGTTTCCGCGTCGCCGTCGACAAACTCGAGCGCAATGTCTTAGAGGTCAAAGGCGTCACCAGCGACGAGGAGTACCGCGGACAGTTGCTGCGGAAGCTGAACGAACTCTAG
- a CDS encoding PGF-CTERM sorting domain-containing protein — translation MTKRSQLTTIFVAAMVVISMVGMAAPVGANGSTDDRTVHTMENGEDVYLVFGADLGEQSLEEYIESHAPDESGTATAQEEGNSEVVQYQDVGQVNINEQGEAVAIAMGGGEATAIQEVNQQNANSQVGEASAQNYEGNSHETTLEEVGDVHVIMGDNGQEFNGWGAVGDDGETTVSQTAEASVSQAQDVNQANVIQNNTALAFAENDSSATAVQLTEQSNINLQEGSANASNVYGADLDENKDKHKKSSSNAPNTDQTANATIEQAQEIEQINSYEMGSAIAIAVGENSSATAIQISDQTNLNEQIGTAEAMNVLMDSAGMHVATASADGATEVVNQDGAEEYGSSEKKQGSGDVSQTADASVTQYQSVEQVNINLNSSAQAIATNSSEAEAVQLTFQQNVNAQIASAEALNVFLEEGEEAPELENKKDTYEGAVITNTTSAMINGDGLEDVNRTAFDYDGSNEQLNDVDQSSTAAIEQNQELVQTNLQSNDALAIADDNGSASAFQLTMQENQNVQITSSEATSVSEEPVNDGDDKKDDKKDDKKDDKKDNKKDDKKDQKSDDDKKGSTIEEKKSDDDDKQEEDDSVPGFGVGVALVAVLAAAMLARRGQS, via the coding sequence ATGACCAAACGATCACAGCTTACGACGATTTTCGTGGCCGCGATGGTTGTCATCTCGATGGTCGGGATGGCTGCCCCCGTCGGCGCGAACGGAAGTACCGACGACAGAACAGTACACACGATGGAGAACGGGGAGGACGTCTACCTCGTCTTCGGAGCGGACCTCGGCGAGCAATCGCTCGAAGAATATATCGAAAGCCACGCACCTGACGAGTCTGGAACCGCCACAGCACAAGAGGAAGGCAACTCCGAAGTGGTCCAGTACCAGGACGTCGGGCAGGTAAACATCAACGAACAGGGTGAGGCCGTCGCCATCGCGATGGGCGGCGGCGAGGCGACAGCGATCCAGGAAGTGAACCAGCAAAACGCCAACTCCCAGGTGGGTGAGGCGTCCGCGCAGAACTACGAAGGGAACAGCCACGAGACGACGCTCGAGGAGGTCGGCGACGTCCACGTGATCATGGGCGACAACGGCCAGGAGTTCAACGGCTGGGGTGCCGTTGGCGACGACGGTGAAACGACGGTCAGCCAGACGGCTGAAGCGTCCGTCAGCCAGGCCCAGGACGTCAACCAGGCGAACGTCATCCAGAACAACACCGCGCTCGCGTTCGCCGAGAACGACAGTTCGGCGACCGCGGTGCAGCTGACCGAACAGTCCAACATCAACCTGCAGGAAGGCTCGGCGAACGCGTCGAACGTGTACGGAGCCGACCTCGACGAGAACAAGGACAAACACAAGAAATCCAGCAGCAACGCGCCGAACACGGACCAAACCGCGAATGCAACCATCGAACAGGCCCAGGAAATCGAGCAGATAAACAGCTACGAGATGGGCAGCGCGATCGCGATCGCAGTCGGTGAAAACTCGTCGGCGACCGCAATCCAGATCTCCGATCAGACGAACCTGAACGAACAGATCGGAACCGCCGAAGCCATGAACGTCCTGATGGACTCCGCAGGGATGCACGTCGCGACCGCAAGCGCCGACGGCGCTACCGAGGTCGTAAACCAGGACGGCGCGGAAGAGTACGGTTCCTCGGAGAAGAAACAGGGTAGCGGCGACGTGTCGCAGACTGCCGACGCCAGCGTGACGCAGTACCAGAGCGTCGAGCAGGTGAACATCAACCTCAACAGTTCGGCACAGGCGATCGCCACGAACTCCAGCGAGGCTGAGGCCGTTCAGCTGACCTTCCAGCAGAACGTCAACGCACAGATCGCGTCCGCGGAAGCGCTGAACGTCTTCCTGGAGGAAGGCGAGGAAGCCCCCGAACTCGAAAACAAGAAGGACACCTACGAGGGTGCCGTCATCACCAACACGACATCCGCGATGATCAACGGTGACGGGCTCGAGGACGTGAACCGCACCGCCTTCGATTACGACGGCAGTAACGAGCAACTCAACGACGTCGACCAGTCCTCGACCGCTGCCATCGAGCAGAATCAGGAACTCGTCCAGACGAACCTGCAGTCGAACGACGCGCTCGCAATCGCCGACGACAACGGGAGCGCCTCCGCGTTCCAGCTGACCATGCAGGAGAACCAGAACGTCCAGATCACGTCCTCGGAAGCGACCTCCGTCTCCGAGGAACCGGTTAACGATGGAGACGACAAGAAGGATGACAAAAAGGACGACAAGAAGGACGATAAGAAGGACAACAAGAAAGACGACAAGAAAGATCAGAAGAGCGACGACGACAAGAAGGGATCCACCATCGAAGAGAAGAAAAGCGATGACGACGACAAGCAAGAAGAGGACGACTCGGTGCCCGGCTTCGGTGTCGGCGTCGCGCTCGTCGCAGTGCTCGCCGCCGCCATGCTCGCACGACGCGGGCAAAGCTAA
- a CDS encoding HAD family hydrolase — translation METPGNKRVEAISFDLDNTLVRYERSPGDVLQATFDKHGFEPIFSVEQYYARYDEFAETCDSMNELRSECFASLASENGYESQLGRDIAKAFSNERDQSNVELLPAADRILETLSREYRLAIVTNGAQDAQQQKISAVNLERWIDTVVIAGHDTPPKPSPESFRRVTRSLNAAPATTVHVGDSLETDIAGATAAGLDSVWISEDAPTREFDPTYRVDSLGDLFPSPWSREP, via the coding sequence ATGGAAACACCCGGCAACAAACGCGTTGAAGCGATCTCCTTCGATCTCGATAACACCCTCGTTCGATACGAACGCTCCCCCGGTGACGTGCTCCAAGCGACCTTCGACAAGCACGGATTCGAACCGATATTTTCTGTCGAGCAATACTATGCCCGATACGACGAGTTTGCGGAGACGTGCGATTCAATGAACGAGCTTCGTTCCGAATGCTTTGCATCACTCGCTTCTGAGAACGGGTACGAGAGCCAATTAGGGCGGGACATTGCGAAGGCGTTCAGTAACGAACGCGACCAATCGAACGTAGAACTGCTCCCGGCTGCCGACCGCATCTTAGAGACGCTCTCTCGAGAATACCGGTTGGCTATCGTTACTAACGGCGCACAGGACGCACAACAGCAGAAAATCAGCGCTGTAAACCTCGAGCGATGGATTGATACGGTCGTTATCGCGGGACACGATACCCCGCCGAAGCCGAGCCCGGAATCGTTTCGCCGCGTCACCCGATCCCTAAACGCCGCTCCAGCGACAACGGTTCACGTCGGCGATTCGCTCGAGACGGATATTGCGGGTGCAACTGCTGCCGGACTCGATTCGGTCTGGATCTCTGAAGACGCTCCGACGCGAGAATTCGACCCGACGTACCGAGTGGATTCCCTCGGCGATCTGTTCCCTTCCCCGTGGAGTAGGGAACCGTAA
- a CDS encoding MFS transporter has product MTPTGARWRNTDPESRLLIATLLLASTLTVMSGATIAPSLPAIRAHFATVENAALLVRLVLTIPALFIALGAPVAGLVVDRVGRKPMLIASTALYVVAGGSGYVLATLPSILVGRATLGLAVAGIMTSATTLIADYYSGVRREELLGKQAAFMSFGGVIFLPLGGFLADVGWRVPFLIYVSAAVLVPLMVVAVYEPTIGSPTRALEPTTCDPATGIPVSRTDGGRSTPSVRSGRVPGKAISLAYLTALVSMVIFYMIPVQIPFYLETLAATNGSEVGLAIATMTLVSGVTSTQFYRVSARLDATGITALVFGFMGVGYVVIGSSNGYSQVIVGLAVSGIGLGLLFPNLNTWVTDNASEDVRGRVLGGLTSVIFLGQFLSPILTQPIVTRVGLGTGYNVLGLVLAGLFVVVVTGGLIGWLERPESTG; this is encoded by the coding sequence GTGACGCCGACGGGCGCACGGTGGCGAAACACCGATCCAGAATCGCGCCTGCTGATCGCCACCCTGTTACTTGCGAGTACGCTGACGGTCATGTCAGGGGCGACGATCGCGCCCTCGCTGCCGGCGATACGCGCACACTTCGCGACCGTCGAAAACGCCGCCCTCCTGGTTCGACTCGTCCTGACGATACCGGCGCTGTTCATCGCCCTCGGCGCACCGGTCGCCGGACTCGTCGTGGATCGGGTGGGACGAAAACCGATGCTGATCGCCTCGACCGCGCTCTACGTCGTCGCCGGGGGCTCCGGTTACGTGCTGGCGACGCTCCCCAGCATCTTGGTCGGCCGAGCGACGCTCGGCCTCGCCGTCGCGGGCATCATGACGAGTGCGACGACGCTCATCGCCGATTACTACTCGGGCGTTCGTCGAGAGGAACTCCTCGGGAAGCAGGCGGCGTTCATGTCGTTCGGCGGCGTGATCTTTCTGCCTCTCGGCGGGTTTCTCGCCGACGTCGGCTGGCGCGTTCCGTTTCTGATCTACGTCTCGGCCGCGGTGTTGGTACCGCTGATGGTCGTCGCGGTGTACGAGCCCACGATCGGTTCTCCGACTCGAGCGCTCGAGCCCACTACGTGCGATCCGGCGACCGGGATTCCGGTCAGTCGAACGGACGGTGGCCGATCGACGCCGTCTGTCCGCTCGGGTCGCGTCCCGGGGAAAGCGATTTCGCTGGCCTACCTGACGGCGCTCGTGTCGATGGTGATCTTCTACATGATACCCGTGCAGATCCCGTTCTATCTGGAGACGCTCGCGGCGACGAACGGATCCGAGGTCGGCCTCGCAATCGCGACGATGACGCTGGTGAGTGGCGTGACGTCGACGCAGTTCTATCGGGTCAGCGCGCGCCTCGACGCGACCGGTATTACGGCGCTCGTGTTCGGGTTCATGGGCGTCGGCTACGTCGTCATCGGCTCGAGCAACGGCTATTCGCAGGTGATCGTCGGACTGGCCGTTTCCGGCATCGGACTCGGATTGCTCTTTCCGAACCTGAACACGTGGGTGACCGACAACGCGTCCGAGGACGTTCGCGGACGCGTCCTCGGCGGCCTCACGAGCGTTATCTTCCTCGGGCAGTTCCTCTCGCCGATTCTGACCCAGCCGATCGTCACTCGAGTTGGACTCGGAACGGGTTACAACGTCCTTGGACTCGTGCTGGCCGGACTCTTTGTGGTGGTCGTCACCGGGGGACTGATTGGATGGCTCGAGCGACCGGAATCGACCGGATGA
- the radB gene encoding DNA repair and recombination protein RadB has translation MNDEAIPTGCSPVDELLGGGFERGTVTQLYGPPASGKTNLALSAAVETAVGEGTAVYIDTEGVSVDRFQQLLTARVGDDVEPVASRIVIEDALDFEEQSEAVRDAEEFAERADLIVLDSATGFYRLERTGGGDDGEALRSVTRQVTHLLSLARKYDLAVVLTNQVFADPEADRTRALGGNTLEHWTGVVVRLERFRGGNRRATLEKHRSKPAGESIQFRITDSGLEGGDESTRR, from the coding sequence GTGAACGACGAAGCGATCCCGACCGGCTGTAGCCCGGTCGACGAGTTACTCGGTGGGGGCTTCGAACGCGGGACCGTCACGCAGCTGTACGGTCCGCCCGCCTCGGGCAAGACGAACCTCGCGCTCTCGGCAGCCGTCGAGACGGCCGTCGGCGAGGGCACTGCGGTCTATATCGATACGGAAGGCGTCTCCGTCGACCGCTTCCAGCAACTGCTCACGGCGCGCGTCGGCGACGACGTCGAACCCGTCGCCTCTCGGATCGTCATCGAGGACGCCCTCGATTTCGAAGAACAGTCCGAAGCCGTCCGCGACGCCGAGGAGTTCGCCGAACGGGCGGATCTGATCGTCCTCGACAGCGCGACCGGCTTCTACCGACTCGAGCGAACCGGCGGCGGCGACGACGGCGAGGCGCTGCGCAGCGTCACCCGCCAGGTGACGCATCTCCTCTCGCTCGCTCGAAAGTACGATCTCGCGGTCGTGCTGACGAATCAGGTCTTTGCGGATCCCGAGGCCGACCGCACGCGCGCACTCGGCGGGAACACGCTCGAGCACTGGACCGGCGTCGTCGTTCGTCTCGAGCGCTTTCGCGGCGGTAACCGGCGCGCGACGCTCGAAAAACACCGCTCGAAGCCCGCAGGAGAATCCATCCAGTTCCGGATCACGGATTCGGGGCTCGAGGGCGGCGACGAATCGACGCGGCGCTGA
- a CDS encoding DEAD/DEAH box helicase — protein MTRPQDERAGPPPIALRYEDGTVRIDGLEEPSLSAVRESVPDLETDPRTDGWRVPAFRYAALRTTLVDAVTSPDRIDDRVLDLEHLPSLESAYELREYQRAALAAWLETDRWNADENGLEGLSLAPAGALELPTGSGKTVIALEAIERLSTPTLVVVPTIDLLEQWQRELEREFECEIGRFGGGEQRFGPITVSTYDSAYLKADSVGDRFGLVVFDEVHHLGGEGYREIARLLAAPARLGLTATFERPDGAHEIIEEVVGPLVYRVGVDELVGDHLASYDLKRLEVSLTPDEREEYDRVQEVFTNYLARSNIRMQSGSDYQQLVKRSGNDPEAREALLARQRAREIMYGSAAKLEALEGILGDHREDRTIVFTAHNDLAYDVSERFLIPTITHQTGTAERREILERFREGTYSRIATSNVLDEGVDVPDASVAVVLSGSGSEREFIQRLGRILRPKADGGRAILYEVLSEDTGEKRVSSRRRE, from the coding sequence GTGACGCGGCCACAGGACGAACGCGCGGGACCGCCACCGATCGCGCTCCGATACGAGGACGGTACCGTCCGGATCGACGGCCTCGAGGAGCCGTCTCTCAGCGCCGTCCGCGAGTCGGTTCCCGACCTCGAGACCGACCCGCGAACCGACGGCTGGCGCGTCCCGGCGTTCCGGTACGCGGCGCTCCGAACAACGCTGGTCGATGCCGTGACCAGTCCCGACCGAATCGACGACCGCGTGCTCGATCTCGAGCACCTCCCATCCCTCGAGTCGGCGTACGAACTCCGGGAGTACCAGCGGGCGGCTCTCGCGGCGTGGCTCGAGACGGACCGCTGGAACGCCGACGAAAACGGTCTCGAGGGGCTCTCCCTCGCGCCGGCCGGCGCGCTCGAGCTTCCGACCGGGAGCGGGAAAACGGTCATCGCACTCGAGGCGATCGAACGGCTCTCGACGCCGACGCTCGTGGTCGTCCCGACGATCGATCTGCTCGAACAGTGGCAACGGGAACTCGAGCGGGAGTTCGAGTGCGAGATCGGGCGCTTCGGCGGCGGCGAGCAGCGCTTCGGGCCGATCACGGTCTCGACGTACGACTCGGCGTACCTGAAAGCCGATTCGGTCGGCGACCGCTTCGGCCTCGTCGTCTTCGACGAGGTTCACCACCTCGGCGGGGAGGGCTATCGCGAGATCGCACGCCTGCTCGCGGCACCCGCCCGACTGGGACTGACTGCGACGTTCGAGCGCCCCGACGGCGCCCACGAAATCATCGAGGAGGTCGTCGGACCCCTCGTCTACCGCGTCGGCGTCGACGAGTTGGTCGGCGATCACCTCGCGAGCTACGACCTGAAGCGACTCGAGGTCTCGCTCACACCCGACGAGCGCGAGGAGTACGACCGGGTGCAGGAGGTGTTCACGAACTACCTCGCGCGGTCGAACATTCGGATGCAAAGCGGGTCGGACTACCAGCAACTCGTCAAACGCTCCGGCAACGATCCCGAGGCGCGCGAGGCGCTGCTTGCCCGCCAGCGCGCCCGCGAGATCATGTACGGGAGCGCAGCCAAACTCGAGGCCCTCGAGGGAATCCTCGGCGACCACCGCGAGGACCGGACGATCGTCTTTACGGCCCACAACGACCTCGCGTACGACGTCAGCGAGCGGTTTTTGATACCGACGATCACGCACCAGACCGGGACCGCCGAACGACGGGAGATCCTCGAGCGGTTCCGCGAGGGGACCTACAGCCGGATCGCGACGTCGAACGTGTTAGACGAGGGGGTCGACGTCCCCGACGCGTCGGTCGCGGTCGTGCTCTCGGGCAGCGGCAGCGAACGGGAGTTCATCCAGCGACTCGGACGCATCCTGCGCCCGAAAGCGGACGGCGGGCGGGCGATTCTCTACGAGGTACTCTCCGAAGACACCGGCGAGAAACGGGTTTCGAGCCGCCGTCGGGAGTAG
- a CDS encoding lycopene cyclase domain-containing protein translates to MVPDISTLGRYTYLATELFWGVVAVLLLRRANALRKAGITILALYPIAYLWDRYTLAVGVFDIKLRTGIDIAGIPLEEHLFMAVVPGLVIGFHETIFGDD, encoded by the coding sequence ATGGTGCCTGATATCAGCACGCTGGGCCGCTACACCTACCTCGCGACGGAGCTGTTCTGGGGCGTCGTCGCCGTGTTGTTGCTCCGTCGGGCGAACGCGCTTCGGAAAGCCGGAATCACGATCCTCGCACTGTACCCCATCGCCTACCTCTGGGATCGCTACACCCTCGCCGTCGGCGTCTTCGACATCAAGCTTCGGACCGGGATCGATATCGCGGGCATCCCGCTCGAGGAACACCTCTTCATGGCGGTCGTTCCGGGACTCGTCATCGGGTTCCACGAGACGATCTTCGGCGACGACTGA
- the dnaK gene encoding molecular chaperone DnaK — MASNKILGIDLGTTNSAFAVMEGGDPEIIVNAEGERTTPSVVAFTDDDERLVGKPAKNQAIQNPEKTIASIKRHIGEEDYTVEIEDEEYTPEQISAMILQKIKRDAEDYLGDEVEKAVITVPAYFSDRQRQATKDAGEIAGFEVERIINEPTAASMAYGLDDDSDQTVLVYDLGGGTFDVSILDLGGGVYEVVATNGDNDLGGDDWDEAIIDWLADEFESEHGIDLRDDRQALQRLKDAAEEAKIELSSRKETEINLPFITATDDGPIHLEESMTRAKFESLTSDFIERTVEPTEQALEDAGYEKDDIDEVLLVGGSTRMPQVSEKVEELTGKDPQKNVNPDEAVSLGAAIQGGVLGGEVDDIVLLDVTPLSLGIEVKGGLFERLIEKNTTIPTEESKIFTTAADNQTSVQVRVFQGERELAQKNEMLGEFHLTGIPPAPAGTPQIEVTFSIDENGIVNVSAEDKGTGTSEEITIEGGAGLSDAEIEKMQSEAEEHAEEDKQKRERIEARNTAEATIQRAETLLEENEEVDDDLRADIEDAVEDLEETIDDGDADADAIEQATEDLSKELQEIGKQIYQEAGAAGAGGAAGGAAGGAAGAGPGGMGGGPNPGPEAGGEGEEFVDADFEDVEEDDDE, encoded by the coding sequence ATGGCGAGCAACAAAATTCTCGGAATCGACCTTGGGACGACGAACAGCGCGTTCGCGGTGATGGAAGGTGGCGATCCGGAGATCATCGTCAACGCCGAAGGTGAGCGAACGACGCCCTCGGTCGTCGCGTTTACCGACGACGACGAACGGCTCGTCGGCAAACCGGCGAAGAATCAGGCGATCCAGAATCCCGAAAAGACGATCGCCTCGATCAAGCGCCACATCGGCGAGGAGGACTACACCGTCGAGATCGAGGACGAGGAGTACACGCCCGAACAGATCTCGGCGATGATCCTCCAGAAGATCAAACGCGACGCCGAAGACTACCTCGGCGACGAGGTCGAGAAGGCCGTCATCACGGTTCCCGCGTACTTCTCCGACCGACAGCGTCAGGCGACCAAAGACGCCGGCGAGATCGCCGGCTTCGAGGTCGAGCGCATCATCAACGAGCCGACGGCAGCGTCGATGGCCTACGGACTCGACGACGACTCCGACCAGACCGTGCTCGTCTACGACCTCGGTGGCGGCACGTTCGACGTTTCGATTCTCGACCTCGGCGGCGGCGTCTACGAAGTCGTCGCGACCAACGGGGACAACGACCTCGGTGGCGACGACTGGGACGAGGCGATCATCGACTGGCTCGCCGACGAGTTCGAATCGGAACACGGCATCGACCTCCGCGACGACCGTCAGGCCCTCCAGCGGCTCAAGGACGCCGCCGAGGAGGCCAAGATCGAGCTCTCGAGCCGGAAGGAGACCGAGATCAACCTGCCCTTTATCACGGCGACCGACGACGGCCCGATCCACCTCGAGGAATCGATGACGCGCGCCAAGTTCGAATCGCTCACCAGCGACTTCATCGAGCGCACCGTCGAACCGACGGAGCAGGCGCTCGAGGACGCGGGCTACGAGAAAGACGACATCGACGAGGTCCTCCTGGTCGGCGGTTCGACGCGAATGCCACAGGTTTCGGAGAAGGTCGAGGAACTGACGGGCAAGGATCCCCAGAAGAACGTCAACCCCGACGAGGCCGTCTCGCTCGGGGCCGCGATTCAGGGCGGCGTCCTCGGCGGCGAAGTCGACGACATCGTCCTGCTCGACGTGACGCCGCTCTCGCTCGGTATCGAGGTCAAGGGCGGCCTCTTCGAGCGACTCATCGAGAAGAACACGACGATTCCGACCGAGGAGTCGAAGATCTTCACGACCGCGGCGGACAACCAGACCTCCGTGCAGGTCCGCGTCTTCCAGGGCGAGCGCGAACTGGCCCAGAAAAACGAGATGCTCGGCGAGTTCCACCTGACCGGCATTCCGCCGGCTCCCGCGGGCACGCCACAGATCGAAGTCACGTTCTCCATCGACGAGAACGGCATCGTCAACGTGAGCGCGGAGGACAAAGGCACCGGCACCAGCGAGGAGATCACCATCGAGGGCGGGGCCGGCCTCTCCGACGCCGAGATCGAGAAAATGCAAAGCGAGGCCGAGGAGCACGCCGAAGAGGACAAGCAAAAGCGCGAACGCATCGAGGCCCGTAACACCGCCGAGGCGACGATCCAGCGCGCCGAAACGCTCCTCGAGGAGAACGAGGAGGTCGACGACGACCTGCGCGCCGACATCGAGGACGCCGTCGAGGACTTGGAGGAGACGATCGACGACGGCGACGCGGACGCCGACGCCATCGAGCAGGCGACGGAGGATCTGAGCAAGGAGCTGCAGGAGATCGGCAAGCAGATCTACCAGGAAGCCGGCGCTGCGGGCGCTGGTGGCGCTGCGGGCGGTGCAGCAGGCGGTGCGGCCGGCGCAGGCCCCGGCGGCATGGGCGGCGGACCGAACCCCGGTCCCGAGGCTGGCGGCGAAGGCGAGGAGTTCGTCGACGCGGACTTCGAAGACGTCGAAGAAGACGACGACGAGTAA